Below is a window of Sandaracinaceae bacterium DNA.
GAGCGAGAGCTGGTCCTACTGGCCGTGGTTCCTGCTGCCGTTCGCGGTGCTGGGCTTCGTGCTGTGCCTGCGCATCTGGAACGCCAAGCCGGGCGCGCGCGCCGCTGCGCCCTCAGACTCCATCCAACCACAAGTCTGACCGGGCACTAGCGGTTCGTGGTACCAATCCCCCCGTGACGTACCGCGACGAGACCGAGACGCTGCGCGCGCAGGTGGAGAAGCTGGAAGGCGAGCTGGCCACGGCCAACGAGCAGGTGGCGCGGCTGCGCGGCGAGGCGCCCGGGAGCGCAGCGGGAGCGGCTGGGCCCGACAAGCTGGTGGGCGAGCCGCTGGTGTTCGAGGAGGAGCACGTGCTCCCGTACCGGCTGACCGAGCAGGGCTACGAGGCCGTCGCCGCGCTGCTGAAGGAGCGGCTGGCGGTGGACGTTGCGCAGGTGGGCAGCACGCTCAAAGGCACGGTGCGCGCGGGCGTGGGCCCCACGTTCTCGCTCACGTGCGAGGGCGACACGACCCACCTGAAGCTGAGCACGGACCTCACCATGCTGCGCGCCAGTACGCTGTCGGGGGCGTGGCTGGGCGGGCTCTTCGGTGGGCTGCCGGCCATCGGCATCATCCTGGACATGGCGCACAACGGCATCGGCTCGCCGCTGCACGCGCTGTGGGTGGTGCCCACGCTCATGCTCGGCGCGGGCCTCGGGATGCGCAAGCTCACCGCCAAGCGCGCGCGCGAGGGTCGCGCCAAGCACAGCGGCACGTTCGCGGCGCTCCTGGACGTGGCGGCGCAGCACCGGCTGGAGGCGACGAGCGGCTCGCGCGTGCGCGTGGAGGTGGAGGCCGCGAGCGACACGGCGGCCGAGTCGGCGGAGAGGGGGCATGAAGCGCCTGCACGGGAGGCACGCGAGGGCGAGGCCTAGCGCCGACTGTCCTCTCTCGGCCGGATAGCTACACTCCCGCCCATGTTCACCGCGCAGGGCCTTCGGCGGGCTCTCCTCAGCCTCCTCCTGATCTCGTTTTCGCCCTTGGCACAAGCCTGCGGCTCGTCCGAAGCCGGCAGCCCCGAGGGCCCGAGCGGAGGGGCAGTCCCCAGCACGCCGAGCGTGCCAGCCGTCGCCGAGGGAGCCGACACCCCGGACCCCACCGCGGCTGACCCCGCGCCTGCCGCCGCTGCCGTGGAGCCCGCCGCCGAAGCGGTCGATGGTGGCGCCGCCGCCGCCGAGGCCCCCGCCGCCCCCGCTGTGGCCCGCGCGCACGGTCCGCTCGCGCCCGAGGTGCGCGCCCACTTCGAGGCCATGCGCCCGGACCCGGCCCCGCGCGCCATCATTCGCTCGAGCCACTACTACCGCACCAACGAGCTCTCCCACTGGGTCTACCGTGAGCGCGTGGCCAACCTGGGCGGCGTGATGTCCGGCGTGGGCAGCGACCAGCTCTACCTGCTGGCCGGCTGGGCGCGCCCCGAGATCCTGGTGCCGCTCGACTTCGACGGCGAGATCACCGCGACACACCGCGTGGTGGCCGCCGTGTTCCTGGCGCACGCCACGCCCGAGGCCTTCATGGCTGCCTTCGACGAGGCGAACGTGGACGCGCTGGAGGCGCTGGTGCGCGCGCACTACGCGAGCTCGCCCGACGTGGACTCGCTGGCCCGCACGGCCCGCAACGCGGGGCGCCACCTGTTCGAGTCCATGCGCATGATTCGGCGGCGCTACACCGAGCGCGGCGTGCCCACCTACATCACCGACGCGGCGCAGTACGAGTTCGTGCGCGGCTTGGTGGCCGAGGGGCGCGTGTTCCCCATTCGCGGCGACCTCACCGCCGACCTGGCCATGCTGGACCTGGCGCTGGCCGCGCGCCGCGCCAACCTGCCCGTGCGCCTGCTCTACGTGTCCAACGCCGAGACCTACTTCGAGTTCGGGCCCACCTACCGCCGCAACATCATGGCGCAGCCGTTCGACGACCGCTCGGTGCTGCTGCGCACGTTCCACTCGAACCTGCCGCACCCCGACGGCGAGCCCAACTACCACTACAGCATCGAGAGCGGGCCGCACGCCATCCGCATGATGCAGCGCTCGTCCATCGACAGCGTGCGCACCCTGCTGGTGCGTGAGCGCAGCGCCACCAACCTCTTCGGCCTGTCCGAGATCATCGGCGAGCCGAGCGGCCCCACGCCCACCATCGCACCAGTGCCCGAGGGCCACCCGCTGGCCGCGCTGTGGACCCCGCCCGCAGCGCCCGTGGCTGCACCCGCAGTGGCAGCCACGGCCCGGGCGGGGGTCGGGGGGAGCGGGGGGGCGCCGCGGCGGGGGCGAATGGGCCCAGGCTCGCGGCCCCCGGGCGCGGGGCGGGCCCCGCGGCGGGGGGCGGCCGGGGGGGGGGGGGGGGGGCGGCCCGGGGGGGGGGGGGGGGGGGGGGGGGGGGGGGGGCGGGGGGCCGGGGGGGGCGGGGGGGGGGGGGGGGGGGGGGGGGGGGGGGGGGGGGGGGGAGGGCGGGCCGATCGTGCGCGTGTCCCGCGCCCGCAGGACCTCCCTGGTAGGCGCGACTCCCTCAGGGCAGGTCCTTGGCGCAGCGAAACCCGAAGTGATGAATGAGCCGGTTGTCCGGCATGTGACGGCGCCGGTGGTAGCCCGTGGCGTGCGACGCCGGCCAGTACCACGAGCCTCCGCGCACCACGCGGCGGTTGTGGCCGGGGCACTCGTCGGCGCCGGCGCACGGGCCCTTCGGGTCGCGGCCCTGGCACGCGGCGCCGCACGCCGCGTATGTGGGTGACCACCAGTCGGCCACCCACTCTTCGGCGTTGCCCGCCATGTCGTAGAGGCCGTAGCGGCCGGCGGGGCGCGCGCCCACTTCGTTTACGCGGCCCGACGTGGGGCGGCTGCTGCGCTGACGGCGCCCGCAAGAGCGGCCCGTCCCGTCACGGATGATGGCCAGCGTGCAGTCGGCCTCTTGGTTGCCCCACGGGTGCGTCTCGCTCTGCGGGCCGCGCGCCGCCAGCTCCCACTCCGCCTCGGTGGGCAGGCGCTTGCCCTGCGCCGCACAGAACGCCCGCGCGCTGAACCAGCTCACCCCCGTGATGGCCTGCGTGGGCGCCGAGAAGTCGCGGTAGCGGGGGCCGTCCCGCGGGCAGTCACCAGCGCGCACGCACGCTTGGTAGGCGCCGTTGGTCACCTCGGTGGTGTCCATGAAGAACGTGCTCACCTCCACGCGATGCGCCGGCGTGGTGGTAGGCGCGCGGTCCGAGTTGCCCGGCTGATCGCAGACGTGGTCGTCGGTGTCCACGCCCATCACGAACGACGCGCCGGTGACGCAAGACATGCCGGCGGGAGCGCTGGCGCAAGGGCGCGGAGTGAATGCTGCTTGTCCGCGCGTCTCGGGGGCCAGCGCCGAGCCGATGACGGCCAGCACCGTGAGGCAGACGCCCACACGAAAAGCTAGCCAGAGACGCGAGCGAGAGGGAGCGCGGCGGTGGAGCATGACGGGGCACACCATAGCTGAGGCGGGCCGTCTGTCGCGCCCCGAACCTCGGCAGCGCGGCCGTCCTTTTAAGCAACGGCGGCGGACCCAGGAGGGGGCTGGTGGGGGTGGCGGGACCCGGTGGGGGGGTGCGGGCTGGGGGGCGGCGGGGGGCGGGGCCGCCGCCGCGGGGCCGGCCCGCCCGGGGCCCCCAGAGGCCAACCCCGCGTCGCGGGAGAAACAACCCCAAAGAAGCGGCTCCGCAGGGGGGAGCCGGGGGGGGCCCCGGCGGCGGCCCCGGCCGGCCGGGCCGCCGGGCCGGGCGGCCGGCCCGGCGGCCCCGGCGGCCCGGGGCCGCGGGGGGGGGGGGGGGGGGGGGGGGGGGCGGGCCCCAGGCAAGGCACCGGCGGCTGCTCCTCCGGGCGGCGGCGGTCTCCCGCACGCCCCGGGGGCGGGGCGGGCCGCCGCCTTCCCGTCGAGGGGGGGGGGCAGGGGGGGGGGGCCCCCCCCCTCCTCCCTCCCCCCGGCCTGCCGGCTTTTGCCCCGGGTGGGAGCAAACACGGGCAAAAGGCGCGCGGACGGAGGCTTCCCCGGGCCGGACCGGCTCCCGGGCTGCTGGTCGGCCCTCGGGGCCCCTCGGCGCCGCCGGCCGGGCCCCCGCACCCGGCGGGCCCCCGGGCCCCCACGAAGGGCTCGCGCGGGGTTGGCGGCGGGGCGGGGGGGGGGGGGGGGGGGGGGCGGGGGGCCGGGGGGGGGGGGGGGGGGGGGGCGGCGCCGGGGGGGGGGGGGTTTTGCGGGCGCGGGGGGGGGGGGCGGGGGGGCGGGGGCCGGGTGTTGGTGGTTGCCGGGGGGGGGGGGGGGGGGGGGGGGGGGGGGGGGGGGGGTTGTTGGGTTTTGGGGGGGGGGGCGGCCTTTCCTTCCTCTTGGTCCCTTCTGGCATCCGCCTCAACCGGCGAGCGCTGCCCGGCGACGCACCGCCGGGTACCGCACCAGCAGCGTGAGCGCGCGCACCACCACGTAGCCCACGAAGGCCAGCCACAGGCCGTGGTTGCCCAAGAGGTGCACCAGCACGGTTCCCCCCGCGATGAACGCCGCAGCCGACACCAGCGCGGCGTTGCGCATGTCGCGCGTGGCGGTGGCCCCGATGAACACACCGTCCAGCTGGAAGGCCGCCACCGAGAGCAGCACGTAGGCCACGCACCACGGCAGGAAGACCTGCGCCTGCTCACGCACGCTGGGCAAGTCCGTCAGCGCACGGATCACGTGACCGCCCCCGAAGGCGACCGCGATGGCGAGCCCCAGCGCCGTGACGAGCGCCAGCTCACTGGTGCGGCGGACCGCGTGAACGAACAGGTCGCGCCGAGCACTGCCGATGGCGCGCCCCACGAAGGACTCGGCCACGAACGCGAAGCCGTCCAGGAAGAACGCGCTGAAGCTGATGAGCTGCAGCAGAATGTGGTTGGCCGCGAGCGTGGTGTCGCCGAACGCAGCGCCCTGGTTGGTGAACCACGCGAACCCCAGCAGAAGCGTGAACGTCCGGATCAAGATGTCGCCGTTGGCGCGCAGCGTCTCGGCCAAGCGGCGCCGGTCGGTCACGCGCGCCATGGGCAAGAAAGCCTCGCCATCCACCCGCTCGCGGGCGAGCCGCCTCAACACCACCGTGAGGGCCACGCCGAGGGTCACCCACTCGGCCAGCACCGTGCCGAGCGCGATGCCGGCCACGCCCCAGCCCAGCGCCCCTGCGAAGAGCACGCTCAGCCCCGCGTTGACCCCGTTCATGAGCACCTGGAGCGCGAGCAGCGTGCGCGTCTGCCCGCTGCCGATCAGGTGCCCCATCACCGCGAAGAGCGAGAGCGCCGCCGGGGCCCCCCAGATGCGCACCGCGAAGTACTGCGCCGCGGACGCCTCCACCTGGGGGCTGGCGTCGAACAGGCGCCACGCGAGCTGGCCGATGGGCCACTGCAGCGCCAGCAGCGCAACGCCGAGGACCACCGCGAGCGCCAGCGCCCGAGCCAACGCCGCGCGCACCTCCGCGTGGTCTCCCGCGCCGAGCGCCTGTGCCGTGAACCCGGTGGTGCCCATGCGCAGGAAGCCAAAGCTCCAGAACACGAAGTTGAAGAGCAGCGCCCCGAGCGCGATGGCGCCGAGCGCGTGCACCGCCCCGGTGTTCCCGATGACCGCCGTGTCCACCAGCCCCAGGAGCGGCGAGGCGATGTTGGCCAGCACCACGGGCCACGCGAGCGCGAGGACGTCTCGACGGGTCGGCAGGTCGGCGCTCATGGCAGGCGCGCGCCGCAGACGTCCCGAACGATGCCGCGCAGCCAGCGATGCCCCGGGTCCGCGTCCATGCGCGGGTGCCACAGCAGCGAGACCGTGATGTCGGCCATGGGAAAGGGCAGCCGGAAGGCGTGCATGCCCACGCGCAGGCCCTCGGTGTGGCGCTCGGGCACCGTGGCGATCAGGTCCGACGACCGCGCCAAGGCGATGGCCGTGGCGAAGCCGCCCACGATGGCCACGGAGTCGCGCTCGAGCCCGTGTGCGAGCAGCGCGTCGTCCACGATGCCCGTTGCCCTGCCCTGGCGTGACACCGCCACGTGCCGGCCGCGTGTGTAGCGAGACGCGGTCACCCTGCCCTTGGCCAGCGGGTGCCCGGCGCGCACCACGCCGATGAAGCGGTCGCGGAACAGCGCCTGGGCGCGCACCTCGGGCCCGGTCGTCTTGACCACCACGCCCGTCTCGAGATCCACCGCCTCGTTGCGCAGCGGGGTGCTGTCCTTGTCCGGCTTCTGCAGAAAGCACAGCCGCACACGCGGGGCCTCCCTGCCCACGCGCTCGATGAGCCTGGGACCAAACGTCTCCACGAAGCCCTCGGCGCTGCGCAGCGTGAACATGCGGTCAAGCTGCGCGGGCTGGATGGCCTCGGCCGGAACCAGCAGCGCCTCGGCGGCCTGCACCACCGCGCCCACCTGCTCGCGCAGCTCACGCGCACGCGGCGTGGGCACCAGGCCTCGACCTGCGCGCACCAAG
It encodes the following:
- a CDS encoding LysR family transcriptional regulator, which produces MSRPDLNLLTTLDVLLTEGSVARAAARLQLSPSAMSRTLARLRETTGDPLLVRAGRGLVPTPRARELREQVGAVVQAAEALLVPAEAIQPAQLDRMFTLRSAEGFVETFGPRLIERVGREAPRVRLCFLQKPDKDSTPLRNEAVDLETGVVVKTTGPEVRAQALFRDRFIGVVRAGHPLAKGRVTASRYTRGRHVAVSRQGRATGIVDDALLAHGLERDSVAIVGGFATAIALARSSDLIATVPERHTEGLRVGMHAFRLPFPMADITVSLLWHPRMDADPGHRWLRGIVRDVCGARLP
- a CDS encoding MATE family efflux transporter yields the protein MSADLPTRRDVLALAWPVVLANIASPLLGLVDTAVIGNTGAVHALGAIALGALLFNFVFWSFGFLRMGTTGFTAQALGAGDHAEVRAALARALALAVVLGVALLALQWPIGQLAWRLFDASPQVEASAAQYFAVRIWGAPAALSLFAVMGHLIGSGQTRTLLALQVLMNGVNAGLSVLFAGALGWGVAGIALGTVLAEWVTLGVALTVVLRRLARERVDGEAFLPMARVTDRRRLAETLRANGDILIRTFTLLLGFAWFTNQGAAFGDTTLAANHILLQLISFSAFFLDGFAFVAESFVGRAIGSARRDLFVHAVRRTSELALVTALGLAIAVAFGGGHVIRALTDLPSVREQAQVFLPWCVAYVLLSVAAFQLDGVFIGATATRDMRNAALVSAAAFIAGGTVLVHLLGNHGLWLAFVGYVVVRALTLLVRYPAVRRRAALAG
- a CDS encoding formylglycine-generating enzyme family protein, which codes for MGVCLTVLAVIGSALAPETRGQAAFTPRPCASAPAGMSCVTGASFVMGVDTDDHVCDQPGNSDRAPTTTPAHRVEVSTFFMDTTEVTNGAYQACVRAGDCPRDGPRYRDFSAPTQAITGVSWFSARAFCAAQGKRLPTEAEWELAARGPQSETHPWGNQEADCTLAIIRDGTGRSCGRRQRSSRPTSGRVNEVGARPAGRYGLYDMAGNAEEWVADWWSPTYAACGAACQGRDPKGPCAGADECPGHNRRVVRGGSWYWPASHATGYHRRRHMPDNRLIHHFGFRCAKDLP